The Gadus macrocephalus chromosome 3, ASM3116895v1 DNA segment CAATTTGGTCACAATTGGGATCTCTCTGCCCACTCCCATACTGATTTGCAATGTATTCCAGGTCGCTTGCAATATTTCTATGCAATCGAGCAGGATTTAAAAACACTACTTTAAAATTTGTGTTTTGGGCGTTTTTGGATTTACCCATAGCTCACATGCTATTGAGGTAAGTACTTTCTTCCTGAATATTTCCAAATTATTCCTAAATTCAATACATGCTGATATTGCAAACAAAATTTGGGAAGTGGCTTTGGTTGAGTATAGCTAATATCTTATAATTCATGTAAGCATACAAACAGGGATTTGACACTGTGGATTGAAATCcagtattttaatttttttgtcaaATTACTTGACTTTGAAACGGTTAAAAGCTGCTTTAGCCAAACAGAGTGTGGCAGTATGCTCGGCAGTATGCTAGTCAATTGAATGGGACACAGCCTTTTAGGTTGGGCAGCATTGTTATATTGATCCACCCACCTTAATGGTGATCCTTTGGGGGTGGCGATGCCATAGCCTTTGGAATCAAGGTTTCCCCCCACTTTCATGGTATCACATGGCTTCCTCTGTTCAATGTATTCATTCATGGTCGATTCCAGCAGGTAGGCATACTTCCCTTTGGACTTGCGGACACGCAAAACCCCCTCTGGAGTTTTCTTAACAAAAACTGAGGGTTCTGCTGATTTCATATACTGCCACATCTTGTCAAAGAGGGCGATCTTAGAGCGCTGGATCGGTTTGGACATTGGATAGGAGACAGAAATAGATTTGTTAGTGAAAATGTGTTCATTCAAATGTAATTCACATTACAATATGCTAAATATTCATTAGCAGAATTACATGGTTATGCTATGGAAACAGGTTATAAATCGTACCATCCCAGGCACAAGAGGGTATTCTTTCTAAACACCTTGATGGCTACTGATGCTGTCTTGTCATTGGCCAGTGTTACAAATTGCTTTGCGAGCTATGACGAAAATATCAAACATGTTTGAAAAGATTTGGGACCTCGCAGACTAGATCGTGAAGATAGGGATGCTATAATCAGGACTCGTCGTACACTATATGACCAAATCTGCACAAAATCATGCAACCAAATGGTTAAATAGAACATCAAATGATACCCAAAGGTTCCCTATGTTTTTGTATTAGAGGTAAAAGTAACATTGTCGTTCTAGTATCTAggtcaggggtcggcaacctacGGGCCGCGTCCCAATCCGGGGCAGGCCAGGCCATTTAAAATGGCCACTTTTTATCTAATTGACAAACTACAAACTTGGATAATCAGTACAAGATTTTTAAAACCCTATATGCCGTCAAAAATCAAGCTACAGAAGGCAGCTAGTTGCGCATTGCATTGCTGAACACGGGATGCCGTTCTCGGAATGagaatgtatatgtgtgtaaatTTGAGTTTTTCGTCAGCAGTCTGGAGGTTATATATGAAGGATTACCAAACAGAGACACAATCTTCTCCAAGATTAAAGAGATTTCTGCGAGAACTGTAGAAAGGCACATTACTGATATCGCTAAAAAACGTAAAGCACCAGCTTGAAAGGCGTGTCAGTGTTCAGTGTAACGTCAGCACTCAACAAGAGCAAGGATATCAATTATATATTAAATCTAACGATGGTTGCAAGATACTGCGACAATGCGGTGATACGTGAGGGTCTTATTGGTTTAAAGCCGATGGTGCCACTAAAGTGGAGGATGGGGCGACTATATTTACTGATCATTTTGAGCTTAGAGGTTGATATCAAGAAGTTATGTGCTGTTAACcgacgaacccccccccccccgaatggTAGAGAAGCAGAGGGGATTCCTTCATCATTAGATATTTTGGCATTGGCACCCTAGACGGGTCAGAAGAGCAGCAGCatgtaataaataaacaaatgcatATTCTAACTTGCACGGGGGTCTGTGACAGATATCTTTTGATTGTAAAGTGGCGAAGGAACACGAAAAAAGGTTGCAGACCCCTGATCTAGATTGATTGAACACTTTCCATATCAAACACAAATCCCCAAAAAATAACACTTCTTACTTCCCACACGTCTTACCCTAAAGAACTCCTTGGTGGACCCAGAGTCTAAGGTCCCATATGCTATCTCGGTTTGTTTAGCCAGGTCTTCGGCACTTTCTATAGGTGAAACCATCCGCTCCACAGTGAGGAAGGCAGCGAGGTTGGCAGTGTAGGATGAGATGATTATCAGTGTGAAAAACCACCAAACACCTCCCACGATACGGCCTGACAGAGACCTAGCAAGGGAGCAAGAAGATGGATAGATCTAAAGGCCGACAGCAAAGTGAAGGTATCCCGTTATTAGAGCATGTATTACAACGCAAACCTTGGTGAGATGTCACAGCCTTGACGCATGAATGCACCCAAGGAGAACCACAGAGAATTGAAGATTCCAAACTCGTTGGTTGATTCCGTTGTCAATGGCAACGCCCCATCCTCTGGCTCTTCAAGCTGCCATTCGTATGGACTGAAGCGAGAAAcctataataaaatacaattattcatataatattcatattaaACATAATAATTTTCTAAAGGGGAACCGTCACACACTGAGAATATTGCTTCATATGCCTGTTTGGACTGTAATTGGGGTCTGCAACATCGTGGCAAATTCCGGACAAATTACTTCCATGGTCAAACTTTCCGTACATTTTTAGAAGGAACAGAGTTGATTTTGCAGACCAAGATTGTTCACAACACCCGTATTAAGTTGTTAAAGCTGAGCCCTAAAGGCTTATTTATCACTAAAAGTCTAACGTTAAAACTTAAACACGAAAGTGTCTTTCAGAGCGCTTAATTGTGGTTTTTCTGTCAGACAATAGTGTATATTTTTTGTCTGTGAATTATAACCACAGAAAATATGAAACAGAAGCTTAAGTGACAGTAATTACATTTCAATATTAAGCATGAGAAAGCGAAACTAATTATCACCAGTAATTGCCTCAGGAAAACTTGAAATTCGAGTGCTGCATTAATTTCTTCTATTACCTCATTAGACCATACAATATTAAAGCTAAAATTATAATCTCATTGGTCCTCCACACATTAGTAGTGCTTACACCAGTACTGACCGGTTTCTGCTTCTACCCATAGAGTAGTCAAGACAACACCCTATAAAGTTGTATGGTCCATACATCCTAATTAACCAACTTGGCTTGATTGATCAATCGCAATCTAATCAGAGAACTATTTGGGACCGTCATGTTCGGTGTACAGCGAAAAAATATTGGTTAAATGAAAACTGAAAAGCCAAAGCAAAGGCTTTAGGCAGGTCGTATAGAGATGTGATCCCCGGTCAGGTTCAAGCCACTTACACGCTAGAGCCACATTGACTTGGACCATGAGTGTGCCATATCCACCATTCCTTCTATTCACATCGGTTCTCGTCGTTCTCTATTGTTACTGTAGGGTTTATCCTCCCTTCAACTGAAATAAACTCTGCGTTGGGTACAGCCCTAGTAGTATAAACAACAAGTGTGACTTAACCCTTTAAGATTTTCTTTCTCTTGAGTATGTGAGACAGATCAAGTACTTCAATGGTACTTCAACAACTAGGCTATCCTTTTTTTGTCCTTGATTCAATCTCACATGAAAGCTTGAAAAGCTTAAATTATGTTTTTAAGCTGTGACTATATCCAACTTCTATGTTTTCCTTTAAAGGGCTTGGGGTTAGAGGTTTGTATACTGTGAGCCTGTTTATTGTTAGCCTTAGATACTGAACTGTGATGCTACCAAACAAATAGTCTTGGTATTATCGGATGTCTTGCCTATTAGTCAATCGCTTGCTCAATTATTGTACTGTGACCCAAAACACCATTCCCATTCACTTAATTTTGCATGTATTTGTGGCTTAGAAATCTGCTAATGAATAGTTAATAAGGACTCATCACATATTCACACTTCTAGAAAAATAATGAGTAATTAAGAGATACAACTATGCAaataggtgaccttgggtgtcttgaaaggcgcctctaaattaaatgtattattattattattaaataaaaccaaaattaAAACGTTCATTTGTGTTTTATAATGCCGGAACCTCCCTGGAATGAGTTacgcaaaaaacaaacaaacaaacaaacagtgaaaTACTACGTAAATGAACATATAAGTTTCGACAAAGCGTTTGATATAACGAGAAGCCAGCacgttcacacattcacacaccacacCTACTTACCAAAAAGAGTACAACACTGACTCCGATGTAGGCAAACACAATGCACATCCAGATCTCATACGCCAGGGGGTCTAAGAAGGAGAAGACCCCCGGTTTGGACTTCTGAGGTTTTTTGATCATGATGGAGATCCCCAAAGACATGAATGGCTTGGAAAAATCAATCACTTCTTCCCGAACCAGAGTGATGGTCAACGGAGCTACTGCTATATCTGCTTTCTATGAAAGAAGAAGAGACGACAATCAGTGGCGGAGAATGGGAGGGCAAATGATGAATCATCTGCATGGATGAGAGTCGTACTGTTAAACTTATTTTATTGCCTCTGAACACAAGTTTTCTAAAGCCTGCGGTGTAAATCGAGTGCTGCTACCGTTTTTGGGGCATACACTTCCTGGTGTGTCGCATGAATCTGGAATTGTGTTAATCTCCTTTAtatacaaagtgtgtgtgtgtgtgtgtgtgtgtgtgtgtgtgtgtgtgtgtgtgtgtgtgtgtgtgtgtgtgtgtgtgtgtgtgtgtggttgtgtatgtatgtgtatatgtttgtgtgtgtatgtgtgtgtgtgtgagttgttgtgtatgtgtgtatatgtgtgtctgtgtgtgtgtttgtatatgtgtgtgtttgtgtgcgtggttgtgtctgtatgtgtgtggttgtgtatgtatatgtttgtgtgtgtgtgtgtgtgtgtgtatgtgtgtgtgtgtgtgagtggttgtgtgtgtgtgtctttgtgtgtgtttgtatatgtgtgtttgtgtgcgtgattgtgtctgtgtgtgtgtgtgtgtgtctgtttgcgtgtatTTTGGGATGTATGTTAATCTTACCCCATATACCAGCTCTCCAACCATTCCATTCCAGATTTTAGTCTCTGCATCTCTTGCGCCGTACTTTCCATCTCCCACAATCCTCAGCTGGTATCGTATTCCACAGTGTTTTGCTATTTCAGCAGCAAGGTCAACGCAGTAGCCTTAGGACAACATCAAAAGTCACTGTCAGTTACATCAAGGTCACTGTAATGGGAGTTCTTTCACATTACATACATGTCGCATTACAGAGCAATAGTTTAGCTTCAGTCTCTCTTATGTGGGCATTGATAGCCATAGGCATCAACTCAGAAATgtgttgctttttattttaaacttcAATTGAATACTTTGCAATAAAATAGGAAAAGAATAACTACATTAATACTGAATGAGTAAAAACATGAAAAAGAGGGCCAAAATTTATTTCCACATATTGTATTAATAAGTATGGTTGAAAAGCATTCATTAGTTTGGTTGGGAAAGGGGTGACAAAGGGTTAACTGATCCGCATCTCTAAACCAATCAGAGATAACCAATCTGATATACATATCCCTGACTCTTCCTATAGATATATTGAGATATATCTAGAGATATACTCTATATCTTTATAGATACATACTAaagacatgtacacacatacggacacaaacaaaacaaaccttcATAGCGGTCATTGTCCTGAAAAAGCTCGGAATTCTTCTTCAACATCACATAAGGGGCTTCCTACAGGCATGATATGATAAAAGAGTTAGAATATTTCATAGCTGTTttcattcatgtattcataCATGTAGTTCAAAAAGCTTTTTTATAATGTTTCATTTTCCATATTCACGTACAAAAAATCTTTGAAaacattatttgttattattggaATTAACCGTGTTAACCGGCTAATGCATTATTGAAGCATCCACCAATAATAGGGTTGAAACAATTTTGGACAATTTGATTTCTGTAGCTCTTTGTCGCAAAATGGcaaatgttaaaggtcccatggcatgataATCTcgatttatgaggttttctaacataaatatgagttcccctagcctgcctatggtcccccagtggctaaaacttgcgttcggtgtaaaacgagcactaggtgttctgctcgcctttgaaataacggaggctcaagcgcactgatttggaatgtggtcccatatgttgtcataaaggatctaagctcctcccctttctctgccttgcccgcctaGTGAATTTGgtccgccaatgagacacgactgtgcgagcgccacatgtgtgtgtgtgtgtgattacattacacacactgtaacgcaagtgtttgctgttggtgttatggcgcataacacgtcggttctttgacgtctcatGTATTTCCAgaacgagactgtagttggggttatctcagccgtGGTTTaaaaggaattgggggaaaggaactttggctttgacttccCTGAAGTATGAACTGCCTAAGCGCTGAGCGCTTAGGCAGTTCCAAGCACGAGATTGCTTGGATAATGGATATTTTTAAACTATTGAAATATTTACATTAGGAAATAAAACATCACAATTATTGTGAGGTTTAAATAttgaattgaaaaaaatattgacaacattaaatattaaatagaaAAATCCATTTGTACAAATACGATTTGAAGGCCTTGATAAATATCAGAAAGTGTTCTTCATTACCAGTATAGTAGTGACAATAACGGTCTTGTTTTCCATGCCACTTGTGTCATTAGGGTAAAGGTCGGACTTGGTCACCACCATCTTATCCATTTCATTCCAGTAGCCAAtctaaaacacatacaaatacacagttCACATTTAAAATCCACAGATTCATTCtgtatatttgtattctttatATCCTCAAATAATCATACAGTggacaaataaatgaataaaatattgTCCTCTACTGATGGTTAATTGCTAGAGAGAATGAACAGCTTGCGGTTCAttaattggaccctcacaaacaaTACATAACTAACCTTGACGGGCCCGTTGTTTTTCAGCTCCATGACGGTGACTGAGTAGTTGACTCTTTTTCCATATTGGTCGAACTGAATATTCCCTGTTAAACCATCTACACGCACCTAGAAACATAAAACGCAACAAAATCACAGACAGTAAAGAAATCACTTCAACAGAACATCTATTGGAGTGATGTGGCCATCGCCCATCGCAGACTCTTTCCAAAGAGGCGCctttgttgcacacacacacagttgtcgCTCGTAACACAAATATTGGTCTGCTCGTCTAATGTACCAGGGCAAGGGTAAAATAATAAGTCATCTTCACTAGTTGACTCCCCTAATTGTGCCATGGTGCATACAAGTAGCAGACCCATAATTCATGTTATAAGCAACACCTGCTGCCTCTTGGAAAAGGGGTTTTAGTGCTTGTACATTCTGACGCCACAAATCGCAATGACCGCCGCCATTTCAGAATCATAGGAGCAGGAGCCGCGTtcacatggacacttctgatccgattagaagtggaagaacagctcaatcgaaataaaaaatgatcatatatacacaccaatcggaatacaattctctgatcgaaatagaattccatgcggaatagaagaggtgaagtagtccgctataatcgacatgtatacacttattccgattggtttggggtgggtgcAGCTACTTTTTAACTGAGAAAGATGGcatcagcagctgcagtaggctagttcgcaattggtccgtcGGTACTTCTATGCACACCGAACTGAGTCATCTCTTtcttatcactccgcaagtagtccggtaacttatcaaccggcgcgtccggttgctaagcgacgtcaacgtctttggcggactatttctctgctgatcaacactacgaatggtaattgtaaaaagacacaccgtgtgaaaaTATTGTTTCGTGTTGGCAAGGAggcgtgtaataagcgggataatttATAGAACATCAGCGGTCATTATCAAAAATAATACCCTTcggggcgaagcaagacacctccgcttcgcgttgggtccggttcgccctgtctgggcttactTTCCCGATAATGATCGGTGTTCTGTACAACAtcatcccttacatatatcatataagtcCAGACCAACATAATGGCTGTGCGCGAGAGAAATACGAACCTACGCTTACCACTTTCGTGTGTCCAGGAGTGcccagaagtgtccatgtaaacacggctaGTGTTACTGGTAGTTAGGAGTGTACTGGGGAAGTATCTCCAAAAAATCCAATGAtacattctgatgtacaagccctattagGTTCATATTTGATTTGATATACTTTGAACTATTTATAGAGCATCATTCTGTGGCATGAAACAATTAAATGGTAAGTGAGCCCCCTGAATTTAAAAGCTGTGAAACTTAAAACAATTCACAATTGTTTTTGGACGACAATCCCCATGGTTAAGGCCCACGCCAACTTTGCAATACTATTTTTAAGCTAGTTCACGTTCTTTAGTATGAGCTTTGTAATTAGTGATGTAATCTCAGATCCAGAGTCCTTCTATGTCGTAGCCAAACTTCTgaggcacagagcctgggcctgAAAACTGAGAAAAACTGAGAGGTGCAAAGTTATACCTGGTTTCCTGTTTCATTATGGAGGTATTCTGATCAGAAGGGGATTTAataagtgtatttctacaggGGCCAGTCTACACTGGGCCTGATTTAAACCTTTGCAGAGACTTAAGAATTTTGGTGTCCGGAACGGATGTTTTTACTTGTCTTCCCACCGGGAAatgttatgctgctatccattagGATGGTACGCCGGTACGTGCAAGTGGTAAgttgcaaatctcccagctttcttgctgCACTTCACTGAGGCAGGCCCCCTTTTGGTCGAAGTATCTTGTCGCTTTCAAAatagagcgagcagagctgtacaactcgcaaagaagatggctgcgcccatagttcaTGGGGCTTGagttgtattttctttgtatttgtacaacgttggtggttttaatgtcgtttttaaatcctcttacacacttgatttcattgctgctttaatccggtcaccaatttatgcattgcacattGTCTTGCTTTgtgtgcaattcaatgtaaagttgtgttttcaaggcttgctaaagaggctatgttgctaatgatgactagcctgctactacttCCCCTTGTGGCTCGACGGAAACACAAAtgacaaactggaaggctggagcaagggaaatacgtcacatTCTCGCtaaagctggtcgttcgtaccggcgtaccatccaaatggattacaGCAAATTACTATTGCTGGCCGAGTTTGCGTTCACTAGTAGCCAATTAGGCACTTACATATCCCCAGATCGGgccacatgattggtcgaaacatacatgaagagaaagaaagtgaaacacccCATTCCCCCAGATTGAAGCTTGTCTGCTATCAGACCAGGGATTCGGCTAGCCATTGTCTATGGTCGGGCAACCGGCCGATTAGATGGTCAAACAGCCATCCGTAATACAGGTACATGTGTAATGAAATGTGCTTCTTCAAAAAcacatgttaaaaaataataacttaACCCATTTTGTTGTAACTTATATGTTATATGGTACAAATAAaattaacatagcctactttgCTGCCTTATTACTACGTGCATAAACAGAATTCTCTAAGAACTGCCCCGGTGAAAACATACAGATGGATCGACCCTCCACCAGGAGTTAAGACTGATGCTTATGATGTCCGTTCACCTAAACATCCAAAGTAATTACTAGGAGAATCCGAGAAGGCTTCATGGCACTTTAAACTGCCAACGGACTTCATCATTTCATTGATTGTTGAAGATAAGGTTCTGTATTTATCcaagatatactgtatatataattCTCTGTAAATATACACCTTTATCTAACAATATCTAATACTCAGCAATGTTGGTGCAACTGGAACATCAAACATACAAAAAAGCTAATCACAACATGGAATTCTCTGTTTGTTATGTAACATGAATGAGTCACAGAATGCTTTGTTTAGATCGTAACCTGTTTTAGAGCACGCTCGATCTCAACCCCCTGGGCCCACGGGACGGCCGGATTTGCCAAACAGTCCCCTGTGTTTCCACGGCGACTCATATCTATTCTTTGTTTGTGGAGAAACCGGAACGCCTCAGTCATCACCTGGACAGCGTCATATGTCAGCGCTGAAGTGTACTGTAACAgagacaaacaacacaacaaatctctgtaattacatttttaacatTTATCATGTCATTTATAGCATCAGCATTAGTTGTAATCATAAGTTGAAGCCCAGGTTGTGGCAGCTCCTGCTACACCATGCATTTGTTTTGTTGCTTTGGTTGTCTCACTTGATTCTTTAACATGAATTGCTAGTGGACAACGAAACAGACCCCCTGATGCTGCCCTCATTGGGGTGGGGGCCTTTAACAAGCAAAACATTACGCTTTGTCATAGTAATAAATAGTCTAAATTGAAATATATATAGCAAAATATAAGAGTAGATATACTGCATTTCATTCCATTTCCTAACAACTTTTGCTAAAGTGCATTTGTATGACATCCCCACAAATCAATTCATCCAATTTGAGATGAGAGATCTATTTTGCAAGGGTGATCTGACCAAATACAGAAACAAGGAAATGCACAACTCCTAtgattcaatgaatacaataaataacataaaTCTCTCGGTCTATGGCACACCTTCTATTCTTGCCTATAATGTACACAACCATTTGGCAGCATACCACATTTATAAAGCAGCAGTATTGAACAGACCCTGTTATGGCTCGACCTCAGTTATTATTGTTGTCAAGTAGGCACAGATGTAGCCGACATTGGGAGCCCTGTCCCTGGGTAGGAGGACACATGGATGTTGGCTAGCCTGCAGATGGTGGTGGCCTTTTCTCCCTATCGGCTTCATAGCTGTTCCCGCCAAGAACAGTGAGGATTCCATTCCAGATTGAGATACCAGAGtatcataataatattaatactttCTGAAGGCGCTTGATAGAaggaaaaactaaaaaaaaacacttttgcaAGTCATCTAAACAGCCATAAATAAGCACATCCACGGCTCAAAACAGATGTACTCCAGCAAGGGAACCAAACCAGGCTCACAATATGCTTACAAGCAACTCAACCGTACAACTAAAATAGACCTCTCAGAGAGAGGTCATTCGTTAAGAACTTAAGAAATATTGAAGGAATAGGAACAAAATCAGTACTAAAAACTTATTTTAAATATGTCATTGTTTACAGGTAAAATAGCAATTTTGATATAGATTAAGAAAaggtaacaaaaacacaacgtTTCTTAATTCCATGGGATTATGCACTACTTCAAATGTAATTAGGAATATTGTATTCCATTCCAGCCAGTTCATTCCGCTAGACGCCACTCAATTCTACACACCGGTGCACACACTGCGTCGTTGGAggttcaattaacaagatatgtgATTTGATGGTAGCTCCAGTCAAGATTTTGAAAAAGGAATCCAATCCTGaccccactctcccccttctctctccaaaCGACGCCCACCATAGAAAAGTGAGGCTCGCTAAAACAACTTACCATTGGAAATTAACCTGGCTATCTGTAGTGTTAGTGAGCCCCTACATGACAGAGTGTGTTTTAgagcacatttcaaacaaaaatatttatattgtaaCAGTAACAATAACATAAAAGCCCAAAACCAGTAGATGTTATCCTTCCGTTACATTCATAAAATTATAATATCACAGTAATGAATTGATTGAACTGATTTCAAACTTTTTGCCCGGCACTTTTAGATAGCTGAATTTAACAGTTAATTTACTAATAAAAGTTCTTCATACCCTGATCCTTGTGTCAGCCCCTGGATACTCCTTCTCTTCCAGGCCTTCCCAGCGCTGGTCAAACTTCGCCACCACAGGATCGTCAAAGTCAACAATCTGAAATCCTGAAACATTGGCCCCTCCATATTGGATTTTAGAAAGATCCCCGTCTACGAACCCCTGAAAAACATGAAGGCACACATTAAAGCTTTGTCATAGTAATGAATACTCTAAATTGAAATATATATAGCAAAATATAAGAGTAGATTGTACtgtatttagtttaatttcatAACAACTTTTGCTTAAGTGCATTTGTATGCAACTATAaagacctttttttttgtttcttttgtaGAAACGTAaagataaaaaaacatttaaatatatttaaagtATTAAGAAATTTGAGATTTGCAGAAAATACCAATACAAAAATCGAATCTGAATAATGAAGTATATAGAATAGTAATAATGACAGTTAATCGGAGTATGATACAGTAATCCACCTACCAAGTTAGCGATAATGTAGTGGTATCCTTTCACATGCTTGCCAATGGTGATGATCTGttggaaaaagaaaatgtgaCCATTCTCAATTTCAACATTGATTAAAATTGATTAAAATTTAATCTAATTTAATAATTCTGATCAGATTTAGGGCAGGGTGGCATGGCTATTTTCAATTGATAGactaaatatgaatcaattgAATCCCAAGAATGACTCCCTTTAAAATGATGCCTTTATTTATGGGGTTTGTGAAGATTTCGACGTTATTTATAGGACTCAATACATGTTCTACTGGGGAGGCACTTTTAAGActgctaaataataataaatggttAAAACAATGTTTGATTTGCAAGCCTTTACTGTCAGATCATATCATTATTGCCGTGATAAACCGTATGTGCCTTCTACACTTTGAGGCCCAGAGATAAGTGGGCTCATGAAGCAGCATTGAACTGTGTTGAAAAAAGGTAACAAAGTTACTGCTGTTTAAAGTAGTTCATCTCCCGAGAACTGTGCCGTATATTATACTTTTGCGttataccatggtctgggggaataatcgattctcattggctgcagggtgtccattaatccctgatacATGGAcccctgctaagtagttccagcaAATTGTCTATTCAGCCTATTAATggtattttctttggcaagtgaccatggttaaagcgggataatgcccttcgaggtgtccttgtgtgtgtgtgtgtgtgtgtgtgtgtgtgtgtgtgtgtgtgtgtgtgtgtgtgtgtgtgtgtgtgtgtgtgtgtgtgtgtgtgtgcgcgtgtgcgtgtgtatgcttgcgcgtgtgtgtttgtggttgtgtgtgtgtgtgtgtgtctgtgtgtgtgtgtgtgtgtgtgtgtgtgagaagatgACAAAGGACATTATTAAGAAAGTGTAATGCATTCCTTCTATTTTTACTAAAATTAAACTTAAATAACTAATAAGTATAGGGTTTTACAGTTCTTAGTAACCATAAACATGATACTTTTTAAAACGCTAACCAAACGTTATCTCGAGTAATAAACTCTttagaaaatacattttattgaaaGCTTGAAAGCTTCAGAAAGTGGTGTGATCACAGCTGTTGGCCAAGATAGTTTCAAAATGTGATAGATGACATAGCCTATCGCTGATTAATGCCTCTTGAAAGTAAAAATGTACGTAACAATATTACTTTTGGTTTGATTTAACATGTTAAATGTAATAGT contains these protein-coding regions:
- the LOC132453827 gene encoding glutamate receptor 2-like isoform X4 yields the protein MKPLLLLMLLWRGGFCGSPSVQIGGLFPRGADQEYSAFRVAMVQFGTTDFRLTPHIDNLEVANSFAVTNCFCSQFSRGVYAIFGFYDKKSVNTITSFCETLHVSFITPSFPVEGMNQFVLQMRPEIKGPLVSLVEYYKWEKFAYLYDSDRGLSTLQVILDTAAEKKWVVTAINVGNLKDERKDEAYRSLFQDLEIRKERRIILDCEQDKVKDIMEQIITIGKHVKGYHYIIANLGFVDGDLSKIQYGGANVSGFQIVDFDDPVVAKFDQRWEGLEEKEYPGADTRIRYTSALTYDAVQVMTEAFRFLHKQRIDMSRRGNTGDCLANPAVPWAQGVEIERALKQVRVDGLTGNIQFDQYGKRVNYSVTVMELKNNGPVKIGYWNEMDKMVVTKSDLYPNDTSGMENKTVIVTTILEAPYVMLKKNSELFQDNDRYEGYCVDLAAEIAKHCGIRYQLRIVGDGKYGARDAETKIWNGMVGELVYGKADIAVAPLTITLVREEVIDFSKPFMSLGISIMIKKPQKSKPGVFSFLDPLAYEIWMCIVFAYIGVSVVLFLVSRFSPYEWQLEEPEDGALPLTTESTNEFGIFNSLWFSLGAFMRQGCDISPRSLSGRIVGGVWWFFTLIIISSYTANLAAFLTVERMVSPIESAEDLAKQTEIAYGTLDSGSTKEFFRRSKIALFDKMWQYMKSAEPSVFVKKTPEGVLRVRKSKGKYAYLLESTMNEYIEQRKPCDTMKVGGNLDSKGYGIATPKGSPLRVPVNLAVLKLNEQGTLDKMKNKWWYDKGECGFKDSTSKTSALSLSNVAGVFYILVGGLGLAMMVALVEFCYKSRTEAKKMKVAATTLSSPQHTQNYTHTLSSPQHPPNYNLQSPGHQPNYATYKEGYNVYGIESVKI
- the LOC132453827 gene encoding glutamate receptor 2-like isoform X5; the protein is MKPLLLLMLLWRGGFCGSPSVQIGGLFPRGADQEYSAFRVAMVQFGTTDFRLTPHIDNLEVANSFAVTNCFCSQFSRGVYAIFGFYDKKSVNTITSFCETLHVSFITPSFPVEGMNQFVLQMRPEIKGPLVSLVEYYKWEKFAYLYDSDRGLSTLQVILDTAAEKKWVVTAINVGNLKDERKDEAYRSLFQDLEIRKERRIILDCEQDKVKDIMEQIITIGKHVKGYHYIIANLGFVDGDLSKIQYGGANVSGFQIVDFDDPVVAKFDQRWEGLEEKEYPGADTRIRYTSALTYDAVQVMTEAFRFLHKQRIDMSRRGNTGDCLANPAVPWAQGVEIERALKQVRVDGLTGNIQFDQYGKRVNYSVTVMELKNNGPVKIGYWNEMDKMVVTKSDLYPNDTSGMENKTVIVTTILEAPYVMLKKNSELFQDNDRYEGYCVDLAAEIAKHCGIRYQLRIVGDGKYGARDAETKIWNGMVGELVYGKADIAVAPLTITLVREEVIDFSKPFMSLGISIMIKKPQKSKPGVFSFLDPLAYEIWMCIVFAYIGVSVVLFLVSRFSPYEWQLEEPEDGALPLTTESTNEFGIFNSLWFSLGAFMRQGCDISPRSLSGRIVGGVWWFFTLIIISSYTANLAAFLTVERMVSPIESAEDLAKQTEIAYGTLDSGSTKEFFRRSKIALFDKMWQYMKSAEPSVFVKKTPEGVLRVRKSKGKYAYLLESTMNEYIEQRKPCDTMKVGGNLDSKGYGIATPKGSPLRNAVNLAVLKLNEQGLLDKLKNKWWYDKGECGSGGGESKEKTSALSLSNVAGVFYILVGGLGLAMMVALVEFCYKSRTEAKKMKMTFTEAMRSKARLSITGPTSENGCVPSAYLRPGLPMSLSMTDPS